In one window of Cytophagia bacterium CHB2 DNA:
- a CDS encoding DoxX family protein, whose translation MELTKTQLVLSWALRLVAAGILLQTLFFKFTGAEESKYIFSTPGVEPWGRIGSGVVELIAAVLLLVPRTTTLGALLALGVMSGAILSHLTVLGLEVKNDRGLLFALAVMVLLASAGVLFLHRYEIPLLGDKLRPHAA comes from the coding sequence ATGGAATTGACCAAAACACAACTCGTCCTGAGCTGGGCGTTGCGGCTGGTGGCAGCCGGGATTTTGCTGCAGACGCTGTTTTTCAAATTCACCGGCGCGGAAGAGTCGAAATATATCTTTAGCACGCCGGGCGTTGAGCCCTGGGGCCGCATCGGCTCGGGCGTTGTCGAGCTGATCGCCGCGGTGCTGCTGCTCGTGCCGCGCACCACCACCCTGGGCGCATTGCTTGCGCTCGGCGTGATGAGCGGCGCGATTCTGAGCCATCTCACCGTTCTCGGCCTCGAAGTCAAAAACGACCGCGGCCTGCTGTTTGCGCTGGCGGTGATGGTGTTGCTGGCGAGCGCGGGCGTGCTCTTCCTGCACCGTTACGAGATTCCCCTGCTCGGCGACAAACTGCGCCCGCATGCCGCTTGA